A portion of the Symphalangus syndactylus isolate Jambi chromosome 13, NHGRI_mSymSyn1-v2.1_pri, whole genome shotgun sequence genome contains these proteins:
- the OLFM2 gene encoding noelin-2 isoform X4 has protein sequence MEKVQNVSQSMEVLELRTYRDLQYVRGMETLMRSLDARLRAADGSLSAKSFQELKDRMTELLPLSSVLEQYKADTRTIVRLREEVRNLSGSLAAIQEEMGAYGYEDLQQRVMALEARLHACAQKLGCGKLTGVSNPITVRAMGSRFGSWMTDTMAPSADSRVWYMDGYYKGRRVLEFRTLGDFIKGQNFIQHLLPQPWAGTGHVVYNGSLFYNKYQSNVVVKYHFRSRSVLVQRSLPGAGYNNTFPYSWGGFSDMDFMVDESGLWAVYTTNQNAGNIVVSRLDPHTLEVMRSWDTGYPKRSAGEAFMICGVLYVTNSHLAGAKVYFAYFTNTSSYEYTDVPFHNQYSHISMLDYNPRERALYTWNNGHQVLYNVTLFHVISTSGDP, from the exons ATGGAGAAG GTCCAGAACGTCTCCCAGTCCATGGAGGTCCTTGAGTTGCGGACGTATCGTGACCTCCAGTATGTACGCGGCATGGAGACCCTCATGCGGAGCCTGGATGCGCGGCTCCGGGCGGCTGATGGGTCCCTCTCGGCCAAGAGCTTCCAG GAGCTGAAGGACAGGATGACGGAACTGTTGCCCCTGAGCTCGGTCCTGGAGCAGTACAAGGCAGACACGCGGACCATTGTACGCTTGCGggaggaggtgaggaatctctctGGCAGTCTGGCGGCCATTCAGGAGGAGATGGGTGCCTACGGGTACGAGGACCTGCAGCAACGGGTGATGGCCCTGGAGGCCCGGCTCCACGCCTGCGCCCAGAAGCTGG gctgtgGGAAGCTGACTGGGGTCAGTAACCCCATCACCGTTCGGGCCATGGGGTCCCGCTTCGGCTCCTGGATGACTGACACGATGGCCCCCAGTGCGGATAGCCGG GTCTGGTACATGGATGGCTATTACAAAGGCCGCCGGGTCCTGGAGTTCCGTACCCTGGGAGACTTCATCAAAGGCCAGAACTTTATCCAGCACCTGCTGCCCCAGCCATGGGCGGGCACGGGCCACGTGGTGTACAATGGCTCCCTGTTCTATAACAAGTACCAGAGCAACGTGGTAGTCAAATACCACTTCCGCTCGCGCTCCGTGCTGGTGCAGAGGAGCCTCCCGGGCGCTGGTTACAACAACACCTTCCCCTACTCCTGGGGCGGCTTCTCCGACATGGACTTCATGGTGGACGAGAGCGGGCTCTGGGCTGTGTACACCACCAACCAGAACGCGGGCAACATCGTGGTCAGCCGGCTGGACCCGCACACACTCGAGGTCATGCGGTCCTGGGACACCGGCTACCCCAAGCGCAGCGCCGGCGAGGCCTTCATGATCTGCGGTGTGCTCTACGTGACCAACTCCCACCTGGCTGGGGCCAAGGTTTACTTCGCCTATTTCACCAATACGTCCAGTTACGAGTACACGGACGTGCCCTTCCACAATCAGTATTCCCACATCTCAATGCTGGATTACAACCCCCGGGAGCGCGCCCTCTATACCTGGAACAACGGCCACCAGGTGCTCTACAATGTCACCCTGTTTCACGTCATCAGCACCTCTGGGGACCCCTGA
- the OLFM2 gene encoding noelin-2 isoform X3, protein MWPLTVPPPLLLLLLLCSGLAGQTLFQSPEEGWQLYTSAQAPDGKCICTAVIPAQSTCSRDGRSRELRQLMEKVQNVSQSMEVLELRTYRDLQYVRGMETLMRSLDARLRAADGSLSAKSFQELKDRMTELLPLSSVLEQYKADTRTIVRLREEVRNLSGSLAAIQEEMGAYGYEDLQQRVMALEARLHACAQKLGCGKLTGVSNPITVRAMGSRFGSWMTDTMAPSADSRVWYMDGYYKGRRVLEFRTLGDFIKGQNFIQHLLPQPWAGTGHVVYNGSLFYNKYQSNVVVKYHFRSRSVLVQRSLPGAGYNNTFPYSWGGFSDMDFMVDESGLWAVYTTNQNAGNIVVSRLDPHTLEVMRSWDTGYPKRSAGEAFMICGVLYVTNSHLAGAKVYFAYFTNTSSYEYTDVPFHNQYSHISMLDYNPRERALYTWNNGHQVLYNVTLFHVISTSGDP, encoded by the exons ACTCTCTTCCAGAGCCCAGAAGAGGGCTGGCAGCTGTACACCTCAGCCCAGGCCCCTGACGGGAAATGCATCTGCACGGCCGTGATCCCAGCGCAGAGTACCTGCTCTCGAGACGGCAGGAGTCGGGAGCTGCGGCAACTGATGGAGAAG GTCCAGAACGTCTCCCAGTCCATGGAGGTCCTTGAGTTGCGGACGTATCGTGACCTCCAGTATGTACGCGGCATGGAGACCCTCATGCGGAGCCTGGATGCGCGGCTCCGGGCGGCTGATGGGTCCCTCTCGGCCAAGAGCTTCCAG GAGCTGAAGGACAGGATGACGGAACTGTTGCCCCTGAGCTCGGTCCTGGAGCAGTACAAGGCAGACACGCGGACCATTGTACGCTTGCGggaggaggtgaggaatctctctGGCAGTCTGGCGGCCATTCAGGAGGAGATGGGTGCCTACGGGTACGAGGACCTGCAGCAACGGGTGATGGCCCTGGAGGCCCGGCTCCACGCCTGCGCCCAGAAGCTGG gctgtgGGAAGCTGACTGGGGTCAGTAACCCCATCACCGTTCGGGCCATGGGGTCCCGCTTCGGCTCCTGGATGACTGACACGATGGCCCCCAGTGCGGATAGCCGG GTCTGGTACATGGATGGCTATTACAAAGGCCGCCGGGTCCTGGAGTTCCGTACCCTGGGAGACTTCATCAAAGGCCAGAACTTTATCCAGCACCTGCTGCCCCAGCCATGGGCGGGCACGGGCCACGTGGTGTACAATGGCTCCCTGTTCTATAACAAGTACCAGAGCAACGTGGTAGTCAAATACCACTTCCGCTCGCGCTCCGTGCTGGTGCAGAGGAGCCTCCCGGGCGCTGGTTACAACAACACCTTCCCCTACTCCTGGGGCGGCTTCTCCGACATGGACTTCATGGTGGACGAGAGCGGGCTCTGGGCTGTGTACACCACCAACCAGAACGCGGGCAACATCGTGGTCAGCCGGCTGGACCCGCACACACTCGAGGTCATGCGGTCCTGGGACACCGGCTACCCCAAGCGCAGCGCCGGCGAGGCCTTCATGATCTGCGGTGTGCTCTACGTGACCAACTCCCACCTGGCTGGGGCCAAGGTTTACTTCGCCTATTTCACCAATACGTCCAGTTACGAGTACACGGACGTGCCCTTCCACAATCAGTATTCCCACATCTCAATGCTGGATTACAACCCCCGGGAGCGCGCCCTCTATACCTGGAACAACGGCCACCAGGTGCTCTACAATGTCACCCTGTTTCACGTCATCAGCACCTCTGGGGACCCCTGA
- the OLFM2 gene encoding noelin-2 isoform X2, with protein sequence MSVPLLKIGAVLSTMAMVTNWMSQTLPSLVGLNGTVSRAGASEKITLFQSPEEGWQLYTSAQAPDGKCICTAVIPAQSTCSRDGRSRELRQLMEKNVSQSMEVLELRTYRDLQYVRGMETLMRSLDARLRAADGSLSAKSFQELKDRMTELLPLSSVLEQYKADTRTIVRLREEVRNLSGSLAAIQEEMGAYGYEDLQQRVMALEARLHACAQKLGCGKLTGVSNPITVRAMGSRFGSWMTDTMAPSADSRVWYMDGYYKGRRVLEFRTLGDFIKGQNFIQHLLPQPWAGTGHVVYNGSLFYNKYQSNVVVKYHFRSRSVLVQRSLPGAGYNNTFPYSWGGFSDMDFMVDESGLWAVYTTNQNAGNIVVSRLDPHTLEVMRSWDTGYPKRSAGEAFMICGVLYVTNSHLAGAKVYFAYFTNTSSYEYTDVPFHNQYSHISMLDYNPRERALYTWNNGHQVLYNVTLFHVISTSGDP encoded by the exons ACTCTCTTCCAGAGCCCAGAAGAGGGCTGGCAGCTGTACACCTCAGCCCAGGCCCCTGACGGGAAATGCATCTGCACGGCCGTGATCCCAGCGCAGAGTACCTGCTCTCGAGACGGCAGGAGTCGGGAGCTGCGGCAACTGATGGAGAAG AACGTCTCCCAGTCCATGGAGGTCCTTGAGTTGCGGACGTATCGTGACCTCCAGTATGTACGCGGCATGGAGACCCTCATGCGGAGCCTGGATGCGCGGCTCCGGGCGGCTGATGGGTCCCTCTCGGCCAAGAGCTTCCAG GAGCTGAAGGACAGGATGACGGAACTGTTGCCCCTGAGCTCGGTCCTGGAGCAGTACAAGGCAGACACGCGGACCATTGTACGCTTGCGggaggaggtgaggaatctctctGGCAGTCTGGCGGCCATTCAGGAGGAGATGGGTGCCTACGGGTACGAGGACCTGCAGCAACGGGTGATGGCCCTGGAGGCCCGGCTCCACGCCTGCGCCCAGAAGCTGG gctgtgGGAAGCTGACTGGGGTCAGTAACCCCATCACCGTTCGGGCCATGGGGTCCCGCTTCGGCTCCTGGATGACTGACACGATGGCCCCCAGTGCGGATAGCCGG GTCTGGTACATGGATGGCTATTACAAAGGCCGCCGGGTCCTGGAGTTCCGTACCCTGGGAGACTTCATCAAAGGCCAGAACTTTATCCAGCACCTGCTGCCCCAGCCATGGGCGGGCACGGGCCACGTGGTGTACAATGGCTCCCTGTTCTATAACAAGTACCAGAGCAACGTGGTAGTCAAATACCACTTCCGCTCGCGCTCCGTGCTGGTGCAGAGGAGCCTCCCGGGCGCTGGTTACAACAACACCTTCCCCTACTCCTGGGGCGGCTTCTCCGACATGGACTTCATGGTGGACGAGAGCGGGCTCTGGGCTGTGTACACCACCAACCAGAACGCGGGCAACATCGTGGTCAGCCGGCTGGACCCGCACACACTCGAGGTCATGCGGTCCTGGGACACCGGCTACCCCAAGCGCAGCGCCGGCGAGGCCTTCATGATCTGCGGTGTGCTCTACGTGACCAACTCCCACCTGGCTGGGGCCAAGGTTTACTTCGCCTATTTCACCAATACGTCCAGTTACGAGTACACGGACGTGCCCTTCCACAATCAGTATTCCCACATCTCAATGCTGGATTACAACCCCCGGGAGCGCGCCCTCTATACCTGGAACAACGGCCACCAGGTGCTCTACAATGTCACCCTGTTTCACGTCATCAGCACCTCTGGGGACCCCTGA
- the OLFM2 gene encoding noelin-2 isoform X1, whose amino-acid sequence MSVPLLKIGAVLSTMAMVTNWMSQTLPSLVGLNGTVSRAGASEKITLFQSPEEGWQLYTSAQAPDGKCICTAVIPAQSTCSRDGRSRELRQLMEKVQNVSQSMEVLELRTYRDLQYVRGMETLMRSLDARLRAADGSLSAKSFQELKDRMTELLPLSSVLEQYKADTRTIVRLREEVRNLSGSLAAIQEEMGAYGYEDLQQRVMALEARLHACAQKLGCGKLTGVSNPITVRAMGSRFGSWMTDTMAPSADSRVWYMDGYYKGRRVLEFRTLGDFIKGQNFIQHLLPQPWAGTGHVVYNGSLFYNKYQSNVVVKYHFRSRSVLVQRSLPGAGYNNTFPYSWGGFSDMDFMVDESGLWAVYTTNQNAGNIVVSRLDPHTLEVMRSWDTGYPKRSAGEAFMICGVLYVTNSHLAGAKVYFAYFTNTSSYEYTDVPFHNQYSHISMLDYNPRERALYTWNNGHQVLYNVTLFHVISTSGDP is encoded by the exons ACTCTCTTCCAGAGCCCAGAAGAGGGCTGGCAGCTGTACACCTCAGCCCAGGCCCCTGACGGGAAATGCATCTGCACGGCCGTGATCCCAGCGCAGAGTACCTGCTCTCGAGACGGCAGGAGTCGGGAGCTGCGGCAACTGATGGAGAAG GTCCAGAACGTCTCCCAGTCCATGGAGGTCCTTGAGTTGCGGACGTATCGTGACCTCCAGTATGTACGCGGCATGGAGACCCTCATGCGGAGCCTGGATGCGCGGCTCCGGGCGGCTGATGGGTCCCTCTCGGCCAAGAGCTTCCAG GAGCTGAAGGACAGGATGACGGAACTGTTGCCCCTGAGCTCGGTCCTGGAGCAGTACAAGGCAGACACGCGGACCATTGTACGCTTGCGggaggaggtgaggaatctctctGGCAGTCTGGCGGCCATTCAGGAGGAGATGGGTGCCTACGGGTACGAGGACCTGCAGCAACGGGTGATGGCCCTGGAGGCCCGGCTCCACGCCTGCGCCCAGAAGCTGG gctgtgGGAAGCTGACTGGGGTCAGTAACCCCATCACCGTTCGGGCCATGGGGTCCCGCTTCGGCTCCTGGATGACTGACACGATGGCCCCCAGTGCGGATAGCCGG GTCTGGTACATGGATGGCTATTACAAAGGCCGCCGGGTCCTGGAGTTCCGTACCCTGGGAGACTTCATCAAAGGCCAGAACTTTATCCAGCACCTGCTGCCCCAGCCATGGGCGGGCACGGGCCACGTGGTGTACAATGGCTCCCTGTTCTATAACAAGTACCAGAGCAACGTGGTAGTCAAATACCACTTCCGCTCGCGCTCCGTGCTGGTGCAGAGGAGCCTCCCGGGCGCTGGTTACAACAACACCTTCCCCTACTCCTGGGGCGGCTTCTCCGACATGGACTTCATGGTGGACGAGAGCGGGCTCTGGGCTGTGTACACCACCAACCAGAACGCGGGCAACATCGTGGTCAGCCGGCTGGACCCGCACACACTCGAGGTCATGCGGTCCTGGGACACCGGCTACCCCAAGCGCAGCGCCGGCGAGGCCTTCATGATCTGCGGTGTGCTCTACGTGACCAACTCCCACCTGGCTGGGGCCAAGGTTTACTTCGCCTATTTCACCAATACGTCCAGTTACGAGTACACGGACGTGCCCTTCCACAATCAGTATTCCCACATCTCAATGCTGGATTACAACCCCCGGGAGCGCGCCCTCTATACCTGGAACAACGGCCACCAGGTGCTCTACAATGTCACCCTGTTTCACGTCATCAGCACCTCTGGGGACCCCTGA